In one window of Leifsonia sp. NPDC080035 DNA:
- a CDS encoding Gfo/Idh/MocA family oxidoreductase, whose product MSAGKVGVGVIGAGVISNQYLENLTTFPDLDVRFVADIDEERARSQAEKYGVPGSGSVAELLADDAIEIVVNLTIPKVHVEVALQALDAGKHVWSEKPFALDRESGTELLAAAHAKGLRVATAPDTFLGAGIQSARRLVESGSIGAPLTALTLMQSPGPESWHPNPDFLFQEGAGPLFDIGPYYLTTLVQLFGPVKSVSAVASKSKAKRVIGSGPRAGEEFEVTVPTHVSALYQFESGQTAQAIFSFDSKLGRTLFEVAGVDGTVVVPDPNTFEGDLLVHGADGVETLPSTGSTTTRGTGVVELARAIRAGVPERASGEQAFHVLDVMVATIESAEAGAPVAVESTVEVAPALPEDWDPREATLA is encoded by the coding sequence GTGAGCGCCGGGAAGGTCGGCGTCGGAGTCATCGGCGCGGGCGTCATCAGCAACCAGTACCTGGAGAACCTCACGACGTTCCCCGACCTCGACGTGCGCTTCGTCGCGGACATCGACGAGGAGCGCGCCCGCAGTCAGGCGGAGAAGTACGGCGTCCCCGGCTCCGGCTCGGTCGCCGAGCTGCTGGCGGACGACGCGATCGAGATCGTGGTCAACCTGACCATCCCGAAGGTGCACGTCGAGGTGGCCCTGCAGGCGCTCGACGCCGGGAAGCACGTGTGGAGCGAGAAGCCGTTCGCGCTCGACCGCGAGAGCGGGACCGAGCTGCTCGCGGCGGCGCACGCCAAGGGGCTGCGCGTCGCGACGGCGCCGGACACGTTCCTCGGCGCCGGCATCCAGTCGGCGCGCCGCCTGGTCGAGAGCGGCAGCATCGGCGCCCCGCTCACCGCGCTGACCCTCATGCAGAGCCCGGGCCCCGAGTCCTGGCACCCGAACCCCGACTTCCTGTTCCAGGAGGGCGCGGGTCCGCTGTTCGACATCGGCCCGTACTACCTGACCACCCTGGTGCAGTTGTTCGGTCCGGTGAAGAGCGTGAGCGCGGTCGCCTCCAAGTCGAAGGCGAAGCGCGTCATCGGCTCTGGCCCGCGCGCGGGTGAGGAGTTCGAGGTCACCGTCCCGACCCACGTGAGCGCCCTGTACCAGTTCGAGAGCGGGCAGACGGCGCAGGCCATCTTCAGCTTCGACTCGAAGCTCGGCCGCACGCTGTTCGAGGTCGCCGGCGTCGACGGCACGGTCGTCGTCCCCGACCCGAACACCTTCGAGGGCGACCTGCTGGTGCACGGCGCCGACGGCGTGGAGACGCTCCCGTCGACGGGATCCACGACCACCCGCGGCACGGGCGTCGTCGAGCTGGCCCGCGCGATCCGCGCCGGCGTGCCGGAGCGGGCGTCGGGCGAGCAGGCGTTCCACGTGCTGGACGTGATGGTCGCGACGATCGAGTCCGCCGAGGCCGGT
- a CDS encoding sugar phosphate isomerase/epimerase yields the protein MQLYTVRELLTEDTVGTLRRIADIGFTQVEPFAFLSFGDALRQGLTEAGLSAPTTHQGFVGGDLDEVFGAAKELGIQTVIDPYVAPERWQSVADVAQIADQLNAAAEAAAAHGVRVGYHNHAHEVESEIEGVTALEFLAGRLSPEVVLEVDTYWVAVGGHDPVTLLPKLGDRVVALHVKDGPGTTETKDQVAVGQGSLPIEQIIQAAPDALRVIELDDSRGDRFQAVADSFAFLTSKGLA from the coding sequence GTGCAGCTCTACACGGTCCGCGAGCTCCTGACCGAGGACACGGTCGGGACGCTGCGGCGCATCGCGGACATCGGCTTCACCCAGGTCGAGCCCTTCGCCTTCCTCTCGTTCGGGGACGCCCTCCGCCAGGGCCTCACCGAGGCCGGGCTCAGCGCCCCGACCACGCACCAGGGCTTCGTCGGCGGCGACCTCGACGAGGTGTTCGGCGCCGCGAAGGAGCTCGGCATCCAGACTGTGATCGACCCGTACGTCGCCCCCGAGCGCTGGCAGAGCGTCGCGGACGTGGCGCAGATCGCCGACCAGCTCAACGCCGCCGCGGAGGCCGCGGCCGCGCACGGCGTCCGCGTCGGATACCACAACCACGCGCACGAGGTGGAGAGCGAGATCGAGGGCGTCACCGCTCTCGAGTTCCTCGCGGGTCGCCTCTCGCCCGAGGTCGTGCTGGAGGTCGACACGTACTGGGTGGCCGTCGGCGGCCACGACCCGGTGACGCTGCTCCCGAAGCTCGGCGACCGCGTCGTCGCCCTGCACGTCAAGGACGGCCCCGGCACCACCGAGACCAAGGACCAGGTCGCGGTCGGTCAGGGCTCCCTCCCGATCGAGCAGATCATCCAGGCCGCTCCGGACGCCCTGCGCGTCATCGAGCTGGACGACTCCCGCGGCGACCGCTTCCAGGCCGTCGCCGACAGCTTCGCCTTCCTCACCTCCAAGGGCCTCGCGTGA